The Procambarus clarkii isolate CNS0578487 chromosome 76, FALCON_Pclarkii_2.0, whole genome shotgun sequence genome includes a window with the following:
- the LOC138357219 gene encoding protein masquerade-like, protein MSRPCKYVHLASKSSQLMSRPSKSTILVNRPLQVGLPYKLLENLRRISGICFPEDANCLSNTTPKTTTTPSTTTTPRTTTTPRTTTTPLTTRPTTTTSTTPLTTTLSTTTTTSDPFSLTCKFKDDDSCAVYDPCFPNTETRILCRGCYVGRVQVFIEAAVVCKKNDHLIEKNTNKCFLDPAKDAKCLTTTTPKTTTTPRPTTTSKTTTTPRTTTTTTTTTTTTTTPASLSVGLSEQISIPCADNDLRHIAPQVQDLKCSLYFFCAPDGTFRGQKHLCKGYYECRRGPDGRWSVLQQVCPGDLLFSDGLDLCNPPPAKAEQC, encoded by the exons ATGAGTCGACCCTGCAAGTACGTTCATCTTGCTAGTAAATCGTCTCAGCTAATGAGTCGACCAAGTAAGTCAACCATACTAGTAAACCGACCCTTGCAAGTAGGTCTACCGTACAA GTTACTGGAAAACTTACGTCGTATCTCGGGTATTTGCTTTCCAGAAGATGCCAACTGCTTAAGTAACACAACACCTAAAACTACCACTACACCCAGCACGACCACGACACCCAGAACGACCACTACACCCAGAACGACTACTACACCCTTAACTACTcgacctaccacaaccaccagcacaaccccACTTACCACAACGCTATCGACTACGACGACCACATCAGACCCCTTTAGCTTGACCTGTAAGTTTAAAGACGACGACAGCTGCGCGGTCTACGACCCGTGCTTCCCTAACACGGAGACCCGGATACTCTGCCGTGGCTGTTACGTCGGCAGGGTGCAGGTGTTCATCGAGGCAGCGGTCGTCTGCAAAAAGAACGACCACCTTATCGAGAAGAATACAAACAAATGCTTCCTCGACCCTGCTA AAGATGCCAAGTgcttaacaaccaccacacctaaAACTACCACTACTCCTAGACCTACCACAACGTCCAaaactaccaccacacccagaactaccaccactacaaccaccaccaccacaaccaccactacgccAGCTTCCCTGTCAGTGGGGCTGTCAGAACAGATAAGCATCCCCTGCGCGGACAATGACCTCCGCCACATCGCTCCTCAGGTCCAAGACCTGAAGTGCAGCCTCTATTTCTTCTGCGCCCCTGACGGCACCTTCAGG GGCCAGAAACACCTGTGTAAGGGATACTACGAGTGCCGGCGAGGTCCCGACGGCCGCTGGAGTGTCCTCCAGCAGGTGTGTCCGGGAGACCTGCTCTTCAGCGACGGCCTCGACCTCTGCAACCCTCCTCCTGCAA AAGCGGAGCAGTGTTAG